DNA from Triplophysa dalaica isolate WHDGS20190420 chromosome 21, ASM1584641v1, whole genome shotgun sequence:
TTACTTTATTAACAGAGGTATCTTTTTACGCTTATAAACTGAATTAAGGGCATGTGAATCAATAATAGAAACGTTACAAAGTTTTTTGTAACTAACTGGCTACCTAAACATATGAACGCTACAGGCTACCGTATTAAATGCATAGGTGTGTTCGTCTTCACGCGGCGCTGCGCAGACTGATCGGCATTTGATATCAAAGTAACGCGAGAGTTACTCAGTACCAGTGCTTACGACTCGCTCTCGCGTTACGTAAATGTCATAGGCGGCCAGCCTGCGCAGAGTCGCGTGAAGTGAAAACCATCAACTGGCAAATAAAATGCGATTTCCACAGTAAATAttaagtttttttgttgttgctgtttttctttttacgCTGTGTGGTTGAACTGTCGAAAATGAGTTCGGAATTTTCATTGAAACAGTAGTTCAGACGAACAACACCAGGCGCAGACGGAGACATGGGCGACACGGAGAATGTCACAAGATCTGCTGAGGTGAATTTCAGTTTGACCCTAGTTTGAGTTTTCAGTCagatttgtgtctgttttaagCTTCCAATTGCGTAAGGAATGCAGGAAATGCGATCATTGAGTCTGTGTGGGATGATGTTATCATGAACTCGTGGTTTGTTGTGTGGTTAACGGACCTGTCTCTGTTTGTTTAGTATATTGGCTCATTTCCTGTGGATGACATTTGTCTGGATGATCAAATCCACCAGCTGCACACTCAGCTCAAGTCCCTCAAGGTAAATTGTCTGCTATGACGAACCTTGAGTGCACCTTTcctattattatttcatataattCATGATCTTCTTTAATCGCAGGGATGCAAAAGCAGGcaaacagttttattaaaattctcAGTCAAAGGAGTCAAAGTTTTTGATGAAGATGAAACGGTAAGAACTGCTACTGTCTCAGTCTATCACATGCTCCGTGCTTTGCGGAAAGGTTCAACTTTTTGGTTGTCTTATCAGAAGCTCTTGATGGCTCATGCCATGAGTCGAGTCTCGCTGACCACTGCCCGTCCCTCTGATGCCCAGTTTGCCTTCGTCTCCCATAATCCTGGAAACTCTGACGTCCAGCTTTACTGCCATCTGTTCCGAGCGAGGCACGCCCGAGCTGTAAGTCTCAACATGACAAAATCTTTATCGTTTATTTATGAGTTCAGTAACAAAGCGTCACATTTAGATGTGTCTGTAATGTTCAGTTAGGTCTTTTAtgtcttgattttttttgcaatctacaatagtgtttttttaaagaaccaacGCACATGTTTTATTTGTCCTGCTTGCTAAAATGATCCCACAAACATTGTTGGTATCCAACAATGTTACTTTTGCAGGTGGTAAATTGTTTCATTATCTTATCACTTGTAATCGAGCAATTGTAAATCGTGCACATTTCTGATTGCACCGCCACCGTATTAATGTGACCTTTTGCTTTTTTTCCTTAAAATCAAGGCCCAGTTTCTGAACCTGCTGCTGTGCCGCTGttttcaactgtattttttgGAGAAGCATCCAGAAGAGGCCCAGGCTAAGCAGTCGGTCAAGAAACCTCCTCAAATGCCATCGTTGCTCAATCAAGGCTTCCCTCTCAGCGTCAGTGCTTTGGTGTCTTTCCGCCGGGCCCCGACTCAAGGTCTGCTGCCTGGGGAAAAGGTTTGTTCGGCAGTTAAAGAACGTTTATGGgttatttacatgttaagttCCATTGCTAAAAAAGCAATCCTCCTGCGTCAGTTTATAAAATTGAGCAATAAACAtggttttcaaacattttttcttaaatgtaaaaattaataaaatgctgTACTACAAAGTTGTCATGTAGTTTTTCCCCGTACAGGTTGTCTCGGAACCAAATCCAGAGCTCGTGAGCAGTCCAGAGGAGGGCCCTACTTCGTCCCCAACGTTAGTTCGTAAAATGGCGATCCGGACCAAAGCACTGCGTTCTGGAGCGTATCGCTCGTTTACCTTTACTCCCCTCAAACAGCGCCAACAGCAGGATAAACTGAATGCTCCTCAAGGTGGGATAAGTGTTCATAGAACACTTTCAAGAGTGAAAAAGTTCATTAGGTAATGCACACATGTAGTTGTGATGATCAGTAATTCTTAAGACACCCTGGGTTATTGTGAAGGGTTATTTCATCTATGCTTTAGATTTGATGGTTGGTGAATCTAAGAATGGTGGTGGCTCTGTCATTTTcacgtatttattttttgccagTCGCAAAACGTTTATACAGTTTATATCTTATGTTTCCTAAACATTTAGTTTGTCAGACATCATGGCTGTGATCAGTATTTTTGtgtgcatatattttttaaatgcttttctaaACTTGTGGACCCCTGTTATGTACCCTATGgccaaagcaaacaaacattgaTTGCGAGACCAATGAGAACTGGATTCCTTGGGGACTCTAAATGCGCTTTTCTCATTGTGAACAGAAAAGGGTCCGAAAAGTCCAGAAGCATGCAGTCCTCGGACTCCCAGTTTGGCCGAGACCGAAGAAGCGCTGGCTCAGGCGGTGTGGTGTTGGGCTGGCGTCTCTAGGTCAGTGTTACCATTCATCTTAAAGGTTTTAATCAAACACTTCACTTTCCTCAAATCAATCCTTCTTGCAATAGTTCCTTTCTGTTGCCTCGGTCTCTACTACTTGTTACTTTGGTTTCAATTGCAGTGATTGCAGCTCAGCACTGCTTGAAGATGATGTGCTTGGTGCCTTTCTTCTTTACCATCATCCACAAAAGCCCAACCAGGGATCGCTTATAATCCGCTTTCCATCCAGCAAGGTAGCATATGCTGTTAAAAACTCCAAAGGGAAATTCCGTCTTGAGGTAAGAGATCATTTACAAAAGGGGTCTTTTTCTAAAAAAAGCTGTTCGGTCTCCACTGCGtaaatttttgttttacaaataaaatgtagctttttatttttttcagaaatgccAGGTTAAGTTTGAAAGTCTTGTTGCTTTGATCACACACTACACGGAAGTTGATGATGAGCTGGAATGCCCTCTCAGCTGTGCTCGGGTAAATCACTGCTACGATTGGGAGGGGTGTGGAAATAAGAGTTCACATTTACCGCAAAATGAGAAGAAAGGCCCATTAAAAAGCATGTGTAAAAGTTGGGTATGAGCCGTTTTCACCACGctgcctttttttaaatatctgttaaTACAAATGGACAATatatcttgatttttttaaatcaattttttcattttaatgttttaaacctTCCAAAGCTGCTGACATGTAAACTGACTGAATAATGATCTTAAGTCACTGACACCCCTTTTTAACCCTTGTGTTCTAAAGACACTTTAGTTTTGCTCATGGTATAACCTTAATTCACCTGAAGCACGGCtgtttcgattttttttttttttttttttttttttttagggacTAAGCACTTATTAAGATTgtgaatgtttttcatgttaatttcagcttTTAAATGTATACTTGTCGTTTTTGCAAAAGTacagatttcttttttaaatgtattttggaaATGATGCATCTGTAAAGCACTATGCACCTGTAttagaaatgtatatattgGTCTTGTATATTAACACCGGTTTTAGTGAATTTGAGTGATCCACCGTCCAGTTTTTGAGTCTTGCTTTTCCACCTTCATGTTTACACtttgtattttatgtgttgcatCAATATAAATGATGTCTAGCCTTTTTGCATAAACGCCTCATGATCATTTTTGTCTGGTGTCCTTTTACTCATCTTTATTTGAAGAAGTCTTGTGAATTTCTGAGTGCATATCTGAGTAAAAGACAATAGTTAGTAACTATTTAACTTATTTCACAGACTTGTCCCACATTAAAATGAGGGTTTGAGCTGTCttcaattataataaaatgcCCTGACACCATGAAACTGATGTTGCGATTGACTACTTTTCTATATCGTGACTTGTATTCGAGTGAAACGtcttctgaaattagaaaattGTAGGGCTTggctttgttttgtctttttttgattggtttgttgtaattTGGGCCTTGAGGGGCCATTGGAAagtcagtatagtcctacctctcatgtggtgaagagttgagAGGAGCAcaacgtttttgattaaagattaaaagTGCAAATTAATCACAAATGGTGTGCaagaataaatcatttataaaaatcaattcaacactgtgtaaaacactttgattGCATTGTGACTAAGATATCTCATTAccaatgttttgtctcaagatcctccagtaatgttattttaataaaagcgaattaaatataatttaaagcatTGTCTATGAAACCAGGCCCTTGTCTCCTTTAGTTCTCTGAATGCTAGTTTTCGAAACAATGCTTACTTTACTACGATTACATTTTGgtattttgatattttcacCTTTTGTTCACGTTTCTGAAACTATTTTGCGACTCAACCAttaagctttaaaataaaagt
Protein-coding regions in this window:
- the sh2d5 gene encoding SH2 domain-containing protein 5; the protein is MGDTENVTRSAEYIGSFPVDDICLDDQIHQLHTQLKSLKGCKSRQTVLLKFSVKGVKVFDEDETKLLMAHAMSRVSLTTARPSDAQFAFVSHNPGNSDVQLYCHLFRARHARAAQFLNLLLCRCFQLYFLEKHPEEAQAKQSVKKPPQMPSLLNQGFPLSVSALVSFRRAPTQGLLPGEKVVSEPNPELVSSPEEGPTSSPTLVRKMAIRTKALRSGAYRSFTFTPLKQRQQQDKLNAPQEKGPKSPEACSPRTPSLAETEEALAQAVWCWAGVSSDCSSALLEDDVLGAFLLYHHPQKPNQGSLIIRFPSSKVAYAVKNSKGKFRLEKCQVKFESLVALITHYTEVDDELECPLSCARVNHCYDWEGCGNKSSHLPQNEKKGPLKSMCKSWV